The Eleginops maclovinus isolate JMC-PN-2008 ecotype Puerto Natales chromosome 10, JC_Emac_rtc_rv5, whole genome shotgun sequence nucleotide sequence TTGTTTGTTGGTATTTTGATTTCATCactgctttaaaataatgtgttctAATGGTTTTGCACATTGTGGGTTCCCTCTGCAGTATCATAGGAGCGGTGAGGACTGGACTGTACATGCTGCACGTCCTCACAACCAACGGCTTCAGACAGTCCGTGTGTGACATCAGCTTCTACAGCGCCCCCGTCAGCAAATTCTGGGCCTACGCCTTTGTTCTAAGCAAGGCACCAGAGCTGGGTAAGACTTCTGTAACCTCGCTTTGCATTGTCCACAAGGTCAGAAGAGCCACTAAAACGTCTGGTGGTGTCTAGGTTCAAATTAGGCTCCATTTGGAAAAAAGCTCTCACGGTACTTTCCAGAAATGTCTCAGCAAACCTTTGAAGCTGCTCCTTTAGAAGGTGGCGCTGTGTCCCTGTGTGCACACTGATCTGGTCTCTTCATGCCCTCTGTAGGACCGGAGACCTGAGTGCTGTGATAAATGGAGGCATATGCTGAGTTGGCAAGAAAATCCCATTAGCGGAGGATTAATACAGACAGGGTTTCctcagacagaaagacagtcTACAGCTTTACTACAGGGTATAAACTGCTCAAGACCAGTATAATTTATGCAAATTAATCAGATATATAGGCTAATTATGGtttacagaaacacagcaaTTCTACCAATACAACTCTGACAAGTATATTAAGCTTCAGATCCTTAAACCAGTTGTAAACAAGCCAGCAGTTCATCCAAAGCACTTTATGTGGATGTAAAGTTAGTCAGCTGATTGGTTGGTCCTCATagagcgccacagggatgacttatttttgtaggccgacccggaagtacATGGGTTATCTTGacaaaaaagcaaagcaatttctccataggcttttggagtattgtaaaaaataagatctgtggaaacgaacctgtttgataaatgcacattttgttcagccTCCGCATGTCTACcgtacttttatcattttcaaatcataaagacgtgtacagcagggtcgcacgacttcaacgtcacgccaacttaagatcgtttcaactgactttcgtgcgcttgcatattttaacaaagcttttccttttagccacactgaatttaactagaagtatttcaagcagaacaggggaaAACAAACTTAGCAGCACTGTTACGTGTTCGGCGAagacaacttctgtagtcctattcagccacttgttaacgaccatcgtttttcagacacgtaatctcttaaaaaaaaacacgtgacatgtctcttaaatttgtgtcaaccacagaccttatttcgagctattttcctAAATCCTATGAAGAAATCGTATTGACTCTGAAACTATGTAACCGGAAGTcgtaaaatgctaacttacttccgttttttaggactcgttcctgcggcACTCTATCGGGAGCGATGATGAGTACATTAGGTCAAAGCTAAAGATAGCAATCAGCTAGTAGATCAATTCTACAAATTGTCTGGTCATGTGACTTAGGCTATATGAAAGCTTAATATATGTATGCTCATGGTGCAGAATAAATCCCATATTGACATAAACATTGTGCTGGTTAGGGTTAGTTATAGTTTAAAACTCTGTCACCTGCATATATTGCACGATGAGTACATAACTATTctattttcatacatttaaaatgatcgTAGTCGCATCCCTATATCGTACAATAAGAGAATAATGGAAAAAGTATCAAAGTCACGTCAATTTGTATATATATCATTTGACAATTTAAAACTTTCAAAAATGCCTGTCTTTTGAACGTGATGACTCCCTCGCCCAGGTGACACGGTGTTCATCATCCTGCGGAAGCAGCGCCTCATCTTCCTGCACTGGTACCACCACATCACCGTGCTGCTCTACTCCTGGTACTCCTACAAGGACCAGGTGGCAGGCGGCGGCTGGTTCATGACCATGAATTTCGTGGTCCATTCCTTCATGTACACGTACTACGCTGCACGGGCCGCCGGCTGGAGGGTGCCCCGCCCCTGCGCCATGATCATCACCACCACCCAGATCCTGCAGATGGTGATGGGCCTGACCGTGCTGGGCCTGGTGTACAACTGGCAGCATGAGGTGCGCTGTCCGTCCAACATGGACAACATCACGTGGGGCTTCCTCATGTACCTCAGCTACTTGGTCCTCTTTGCCTTGTTCTTCTACGACACCTACCTCAGAGGCTCCTCCGGGCACAAGGGATCCAAGGCGGAGTAGCATGCCTGTGCCGTGCTATTGGAGCGTGCCATACGTAGAAATGACCAGCAGCGAGGGGCCATGAATGTGTGAGTCACAACTAGTTAACTGGTTGCTCGGTCCTCCTCTTTTTATGACGTTTTCACTTGACTTTTTATAGGCACTGCTTGTAACGTCCATGGATtgagagcggcaggaaagaGGAGACCAGTTCAGACTGAGCACAGCTTTTACTGTACAGTACATTATGGAAATTAATCTAAGGGAGTGAAGGAATAACATGTTTGTCTTTGACTAACATAGTTCTACTtacccttatcaaaaaagaaCAGCCGTATGAGGGccaaatatttgtatgttgtaaTGAAAAGTGAtcatacttatatatatatacatatgtatatgtaAAAATTAGGAAAGAAATACGATAAAAGGTACTTTTAAATTGTTGAAGGAAtaggtcaacattttgggaaataaaggtatatgttttctttctgagtGAGATAGCATAGCTGTTTCTCCCTGCCTAGCgtccttatgctaagctaagctaactgcctAAGACAGAAAGCAAATAAGTGTTATTACCCAAAATGTTCAAGTTGTACTTTAaaattgtgtctgtttttagcCCTAGCAAAACTGTGACCTACAAGATAGTGAGTTTAGGATTACTAAAAGGGAACAAAGACTTCACAATGCACGGAAAGACAGAAGGGTGtttttctcatatttattttgagcaCTCACCAcgcacacattacacacagcaTTTTAACCCGTGTGCCTCTCTAGGGACAGTtttcttatttgtttcttttctaaTGCTTATGGCATAAATGTAAGGTGTTTTATACAACTTATAAGAAGTATCACAGGTAAATAATAGAGGCCCTTAAGGTAAGTATATCCACATTGAAACCTATTAAAACCCCAATGTTTAAACCCATGACCATTAAAGCAAAgttattctttttaataattGGCCTATCCCAGATCAAACAAGAAGACCCTTTATTCATCCAAAAGGAGAAATTCATATAtagtacacatacagtatacagggTTTTTTCTCTAAAAATACATCATGAGGGCGCTGACGACACTTCCGGTCAAAAATCACGGCCCCGCCCACTTACCagtgaaaataatgcatcagatcgaaacagaaaacaatagtTTCTCCATGtgttaaagctgctgagtcatatattgcacctcaaacaacaaataaatcccgAGTTATGGTTTCtgtacttcctctacagaaaaaaagagtcaaTTTAGTAACTGTTTTtaatgaacagaaatattgtttagCATTGGCATCACCTTTACATTTTCCTGGGAAAGTAGGCAACACCTGCATTTTTCTGTTATGGAGAGTTTGTCGAGAAAACAGCAGTGCCTTCATCAAGAGCACCTTGACAATACCTGTGAACtagcacctctccagctaccagtccactcTGTATTTTCTGGTCAGATTGAaacttgaactggcgacccttcGGTTACCAAGCAACGTCCCTACAGACTGATCTACTGCCACCCATacgcagaaaaacaaaaacataacagggacaatatgaaaacaaacatgtggcACTTAAAGGGTTAAAATTCTGAAATGACACTGATGTTGGTTGAATTTAATtcaattgaaattgaaaaaatatgtataattaaTGTATGGCCATCTTTTTTATAGGGGTGCATAAGGGTAACATGTGTAGGTCAGAGAAACATTGCAATGAGTTCAACATGTCACCTCTCCCACAGTACACTAAGtatctcctttttttaatgagccTGTGTGGTGACATGCTTACACACCACAATCAATTCTACAGCTGATACTTGATACGTGCTCACAAAGCGCTTTGTCTGATGATAAGATCCAAACACATTCCTCCGCTGACATCCGTTCCAGAGCAAACAACTTCCAGGAAGTGGGTTATGTAATGTGTTCTTTAAAGCTCacatcctctctgctcttctcttaTTATCCTGTGTACACTCAGCACATCTTGCCTTCTTCACCTCACTTGAGATCTTACACAAAGCCCATTCTGCTCCCCCCTTCATGCGTTTAGTGGTATCAGATGAATAAAACTCATGCCAGAGGACACACTTGCTGTATGTATTGCACTGTTGATGTCAGATCTGTGTCAGCGTGGATCTTTTAAATCTCAGTTGTTGAGAAACTGGGAGCATGTGCACACTCGACTGACTTCCACTCCCACTGTCGACCATAAATAGATCTACAACCAATCACTTATTTGCATCTGCTGTAGTATTTCTGTTTGCTtgacaagacaaaaaaaaaggcatagAGGTTCTCTTAACTTCCTTATTCAGACTAATTATCTCATGTAGATGCAAACCATGCCCTGCACTAATGTCTTAGTGTTTGTCAAACATATGAAATTCAGCCAGAGATACTTAGAGgaaattaaaatagaaatgaaggTAATAGATAGggattaaatataaacacaatggACAATAAAAATTGAAAAAGGAAGTAGTTGAACACCCGAAATTACAtgtaaaataacttgtttttttacttctaaaTGATTTGTTTCTGGTCCCAGTCTATGATGCTCATTGCGGTGGaagttaaacatgttttttaaagaaaaacatgtttaatctcATGTTGCTGTGGTTTCCACACCCCCAAACTACAACTTTTTTTAGAGGCTTTAAAGAGGTTAAAATATCCAGAGTTTTaccaggagaaaaaaaaacaagcatccTCTTTCAAACACCTTATTAACTAGGACCTGTAAGGTTCAGACGGCCAGTTGGAAACCACTGATATCAAGATGTATGATTCCTTCTTAATTACAAGTTCATATGTGGGAAATTGAAGTATCTGGCCCCTGGGATTTCTCCTACTTGAACACAGTGTTTGTCCTCTTCCTAATTCTCCTTGTGTTTACAATCCAGATTATTAGAATCCACCCAACCCAACCTACTACAGATCCCCAATGGCGTGCAGGACGTGATTAGATCACTACTGAACTGTTATTAGATTGAAATggtaaaacaaagtgaagcttcTGCATTAGCACGCTGCACTCGAGGAGCTGCTCAGAAGGGCCATACAAAATGACCATTGTAAATaacaatgtctttatttattctcgatatatatatatccttctCCATCAGATCtgaagtgtgtatttgtatcaGGATGTGCAGTTTGGTCCTCTTCCATCCAAATGTCTTGGTTGTGTTTTCCTTGTTCCTTACATCTGCTGACAAACATCATGAAGCCCATTCCGCCTCTGCAATGTGAATGAGAAGGAGGATTGTAAAGTAGACTCTAGAGGCCAGTAATACTTCACGTTGGAAGGTTAATTTGTGTAATGCCAGgctgttcttttgtttcttcGTCCTGTGTTTAATGCCCTTTTAGGtaaagccagtgtgtgtgtagtagcAGTTTACAAATGTacatggagggggggggggatttggcTGGAACATTATGAAGTAAAGAAGATTGTTCTGCCATCACGTTTAACTATTATTGCTGTATTTCTGTTGCGGAGGAGCTGACATTTACATAATGCTAGAGTGGAATTTAAAAAGAGACATTAGTTAGAGAAGACGATGTTTTTAGTTTTCCAGCTTTTACTTCAAGTGTCCCAACACGCCCATTTGTGACGCCAGCACTTTGTACGTAAATGCGTTATTTCTTCATGTAGTGTGAAGAAAAATCCAATGTTTGAAAGGTGAAAATAAGGGTTGCACGATAAACTGTGTTAGCATTGACATTGTGATGTTCGCATCATCCTGCTACATCTTTTTACTGCATGATACACATGGAAAAGCTGCACAGTTGTTGTTATCCATGACCTATTGACTAGAAAAGTCTGCATTTATTACTATTAAAGGCTTCAAGGATAAGCAGTTTCTTGCTAACCACCAATCACATGAATTCTTCTTCAActtataaaaagaaaagcattccCTGCTTGTCAGTGTGGAAATACTTTGGTTACAGAAAGGATGACGTTGAACGGAAAACAGCTCTTCTGGTGAAAATCCCTGTATTTTTTCCTAATGCAATATATACCACAGAAGACTAAACATTGCTTTGCCAGATTTCCAATATCATGCAACCCGTGTTTCAATCTTTGCAGACTTAAAGTGAAAGAATGTCATTATTCAGGACAGATGGTGTAACCCTtgtattcacaaaaacatttcttaagaAGAAACCTGcaaatacataaagaaaaatattactTTTCAACAAATGTTGATGCATTTAGGACAGAATCCCAATGGATGGAGTGCTTAGGCCACAAATGGAGCTCTGAATTACCTTTACCACCAACATCCCGGAGGTTAAGGTAACCGGTATAGCGGCTAGTGTTACAGTACTAAACATGTGGTTTACTATGAAACATCATTCATTTAATGTTGAGAAGGCCCCAGGTGAAGACTGGCGGAGGTGTTCTGTAACGTCAGTAATGATTCCTGCTCAGAAGCTGTTGTAACtctttaacactttttaaaccTGAAATGGTTATGGGTCATTTGTGTGCCAAACGATgcttctgttatttttttctatcatGGATCAGAGTGAACCTTTTGCTCTGTTCATTGCAGTGCAGTGGAGTACAGTACAGAGTACAGTGGAGTACAGTATACAGTACAGCATAAagtactgtacagtatgtgcacttTTACCCCAATTGATTCTAGTGACTAACTGCAAACGAAGGAgataaaaaaacagttaaagGGCTTTTGGTGTTGAAATGTTgctacattaaataaatgacaataatggttttaaaatatCTCTGTTCGTTGTTTCAGATGGGAAGGAAACACTTACacctttattttcttctgtcaTAGATGTTGACAGAAAATCCATGAaaggttttgttatttttaacagttttgtaaataaaatcacaacaaaacctatactgttttaaaacaatcaattcagattaaaatgttgatgaaaaCTATGTTTGAACATAAGTGTCTGTTGATTTATTGGCTGTAAAGAAAGGGTTTCATGACCCCAACCACCTAAAACCAATTACTTTCCTATCAGCTGTATTTTGGTATTAGTGCTTATTAGGAAATGTTAGCTGGTTAGCatctgctaacattagcatgttagctttgTACTTGTTTCAGCAGTGACTGTGGTTAAAATAACttgcattacattacatatttacCAAAACTACTGAACTGCAACACTCCAATCTtagttttttttcactttggatgCTTAACAGAAGCACAAAGGTTTGGCCATAAATGCGCTCCACCTTGGTAAACTTCCCTGAAGTAAtagtaacacattttattaataataaacattaacaGGATAGACTGATAGTTGCTATAGTTACAGCATTTTGAGTAGGTATTGATGCTAATGGGCCTCACACTTTAGCGCTTgtgataaatacatgtttttccttACTGTAGTTTTGCTATATTTTTGGAAGGATTTTGtcgtttttactatttattgCAGCAGATATCCCTGCCAACTAAAATGATCTTAGCTGAGGATACACAGATTTGGAAGACTGATAATCCGTCTCTGATAACCACCATCCTTCACCCTGACTACAGTTAAACTATGTGTTTGTCATGTTGACGTTTAAAGCCTACATCACTCCTGTGGCATTAACCCCGCCGCAGTGTGTCCTGGCTGGAGGCCTGCAGGCTGACGAAGGCCTGCTCAGCATCAGTGCTGCAGCTGTGGCTGGGGGGACAGGGGACACCACACTGTGAGGGGCCTCTGATGATACATCCCATAAAGGATTAGGGTCACAACTACAGCTCTGCTCtgtcactacatttattatCTGTCACGCAGTAAAGACTGTAATAATCTGCTGATGGAACCGACAAAGGATGGCACGTAACTACAATACATTTTTACCACAACTCAAGAACAATTTTTGAGGTACTTGCACTTTTATGCTACTTTAATTCAGGTTATAAatccaaaatataaatcaaatattgaattaagatattttttaaaggttatgCTACTAACAGTATATGTACTTTTGTTAAATCAATTTGTTTATCAATAATCGTAAACCAACGATTCtgaaattgtaataataataataattgagtCTATTTAGACGCGCCTTTCAAagcacccaaggacaccttacaaCTCATAAAAAATTCTAAGGGAAAGTTTAAAACAGTACAAAAGGACAGTAGCAGGAAACATGTAGGGAAACGGGACATGTAGCTCAACAGTCAGTAGATCTgaacaggtgggttttgagGTGGGACTTGAATCTATTGATTGTGTCAGACGTCGGATCTGTTgggggagggagttccagagtctGGGGGAAAGTGTGGCTAAAACCCAGAGCAAACCATGGTGACTATAGGCGTGGGGTGGGGGCGGTTAGCAGGCCAGCAGAGGAAGAGCGGTCATAGCGAGAGGGGGTGTACTCCTGTAGGAGGTCAGCCAGATAGGTGGGGGCCAGGTTGTCGAGGGCTTTGTCGGTGAGCAGGAGGTTTTTGTagtctatctggtattttacaGGGCGAGTTCTGAATGATTTGGAGTTCATTGAGGAGTTTGATGGGAAGGGCCTGAGAAGATGGTATTACAGtaattctgcataatgagtaatTTCACCTCTGGTTCTTTAAGCATATTTTGACCATAACATGTAAGCAAGAATAATACTAATCCAAAGGAAGCACTTTTACTTGGTACAAAATATTTTTACTCAGTAGTATCGCTACTTAGGATCTGAATAGCCAATATTTCCTCCGGTATGTAGAATAAACACTTTTACTTTAGGTACATTATAAGGCTTATACGCTTCTACATTCGCTTAACTAAGATTTTAATGCAAGACTTTTACATGTAACCTTTTTCTACACTGCAGTACTACTGCAGTACTGCTGCCCAGGTGTTGGGCCTATAATGTATACCCTGTGGCGCCCTCGCGCGGCAGGAGTGAGTTGCCATGGTTTCCTCTGTTGCTTCATGTGTaactctggctctgtaaagtggCGCCATTTGTTTCCGACTTGAAATCACGTTAATTGAAAGCAGCTGTGGGAATCTGCACAGTGACGCACGCGAGCAGCCACGTTAAGTTTCCTTCAAGTCCTGTAGGAAGAAATTGGATctgaactgaaatgaaaatacacaaagtaaATAACAATGGTGGCTCCAGTGATAAGTTGTTGAGTTATTTTACAGTTGTAAGTTAATTGAGTGAGAACCTAGGCTGTACTGAACCTGTAACATAGTAGTacacataacaaaaacaaacttagTTTGGAGAAAAGTCCACATAGTATTAAAGTAATGTCTGTCGCAGAACATTGTTTTCTCTTAGTTTATGCCCCATTTATCACCTTCCAGCTCTTAGAACATGTGTATTCAACTGATATAGATTTGATGGTGCTATATGATAATATAGTATCACTCACAAAGGCCATGGTTTTGTAGGATCCTTACTTTTACTTGTATGTAGGCTGAGTTTAGCTTATAATACTTTCGATGGTGGacttctactttttttttgtatggttATTCCTCCATAGCATTGTGTACACAGCATTAAAGCAAAAGTGTGAAAGACAACTATGACAAGcaataaaatcaaagaaaagttcagcaacataaataaacataattgaAAAAGGGAGGCCCTTAAACAAGCAATAATTAGATATGAGTGCAAAAATATGAAGTATAGACATTTCATTCCAAATACCATTTAcgtttcagaaataataataataataataataataataataataagtattataataattattataatatttaaaaatcagaccATTTAAAAAACGTTCCCATACTACATTAAACTTCCAGTCACATATCCTAAAACAGTTCCATCGAtccactgcaaacacaaaaatacGAGCTTTTTGAGGGAGACATGAATGCACCATATCCCGCTTTCCTGGAAACATTTGGAGCTTCTTTGGGAAGTAATAGAAAACTATAGCGTCCAAgaagttatgtgtgtgtgattattctGCAATCCGGGCGTGAAATTTGATTCTAAGAACtagaaaaaggataaaaaaataatccaaaacaagaaaaaagaaaaaacaacaacacctgcaGCTGATCGCACACTTACAACCAGTGAATGAAGTATACGAAAGCCCCAACACTTCACAGAAACGTATacaaacttttatttaaatgcaaaaacatctTAATTTGTCTAACCTTGAAATGAAAAAGGTATTTAAAACAGTTCATACTGTCAGATCTGGATTTAGAGGAGTAcaacatgtgagtgtgtgttactggGAGGAGTTTGGTGTTCCTGTAtccagctgctgtgtgtgtacgAGGATCActgccatcaggctgcacacGGAACAGCCTCAGTGTGAGATGAAGGAACATCCTGAGGGGATCAATCGGCATCATATCTGTCATACTTTTGACAATGAAACCAGTCACAGCAGCTGATGCAGAGGAGCTCAGATCAGCAGCGACTTTGTACAACTTTCCCTCGAGGAGCtaagatgaagaggagagccTGAAGACTTTTTCCACGGAACAAACCATAGGTAGGACAACTCCCTTCACTGCACCTCTGCATGCAGATGTTCCTGAAGTAATGACAGTAATTGGGAAGTACTGGAAGAAACAAGCAGCTTTTGTACAGTAAAACCAGAGGAGactaaaaaaatggaaaaagaaacttccctgtttgtttggttttagttgtgatagtagtttCAACAAGTATAATAAATGATGGTCAGAATTtcctgtgtgtttaaataaaccGACGGGAAGGAACATgcaatctctttttttaaaaatgtattttcattattattactattattattttctcaaactgACAGGTGAATGGAATTGCAGGCAGCACTTttatttcaaggtttttatGCAACAATAAATTAATCcaacaacaattacattttcaattaagGCAATGACAGCTTCTCAAATTTAAGTATTTCTTACTGTGATTTAAAAAGGGTTTGTATAATTTTTCCACTTTGATAAACATTCCATCTTGACTTTGGAGAAAAAACTTAGGAGTAAATTAGTAGAAACTTGCCTTCAACACTTCATGGAATTATTGTCTATGGTCGcttaatattttttgtttattttaaagtgaattcaaCCATAAGATTGACTGAACACAAACCATATTAATTGTACAAAACTATCCTCAGTTTCTTATAGTCAGTTTGATGACTTGTTTTCCTTATGAGGTCTAAAACCAAACAATTTATTGATAAGTAAAGAATGTAA carries:
- the LOC134870857 gene encoding very long chain fatty acid elongase 6-like — its product is MNATEHSPLAEYDFERRFDERRALEWMQENWSKAFMFCGLYAALVFGGQHFMRERPKLNLRRPLVLWSLSLAIFSIIGAVRTGLYMLHVLTTNGFRQSVCDISFYSAPVSKFWAYAFVLSKAPELGDTVFIILRKQRLIFLHWYHHITVLLYSWYSYKDQVAGGGWFMTMNFVVHSFMYTYYAARAAGWRVPRPCAMIITTTQILQMVMGLTVLGLVYNWQHEVRCPSNMDNITWGFLMYLSYLVLFALFFYDTYLRGSSGHKGSKAE